A portion of the Pseudomonas sp. GR 6-02 genome contains these proteins:
- a CDS encoding MdtA/MuxA family multidrug efflux RND transporter periplasmic adaptor subunit — protein MVDHSMQSSASRNPRRWLFGLLVLLVIVGLCWKFWPAGSSPKEGAGQKAVAGHTGRSGGMRPGFGGATGPVPVRVAPVVKGDFPLYYKALGTVTALNTINVRSRVGGELVKVYFEEGQMVKAGDLLAEIDPRPYQNALLQAEGTLLQNQAQLKNAQVDVERYRGLYREDSIAKQTLDTAEALVAQYQGTVKTNQAAVNDAKLNLEFTKIRAPITGRVGLRQLDVGNLVAANDTTALVIITQTQPISVAFTLPENSLDTVLTRYRTGAKLPAEAWDRGDTQLQATGVLQSLDNQIDVTTGTLKFKARYENRDQALFPNQFVNVHLLADTLKDVVLAPSAAIQFGTNGTFVYALDGDKKVTIRQLKVGASDGENTVITEGLAIGDRVVLEGTDRLKDGSEVEVVNDSKDVPTTPTEHLQGKSAATPGEPAATDKAKKGGA, from the coding sequence ATGGTTGATCATTCCATGCAATCCTCCGCTTCCCGCAATCCTCGTCGCTGGCTGTTCGGCCTGCTTGTCCTGTTGGTCATCGTCGGCCTGTGCTGGAAGTTCTGGCCCGCTGGCAGCAGCCCGAAGGAGGGCGCAGGGCAGAAAGCCGTTGCCGGGCATACCGGTCGGTCGGGGGGGATGCGTCCGGGATTCGGCGGGGCGACGGGACCGGTTCCGGTGCGCGTGGCGCCGGTGGTCAAAGGCGATTTTCCGCTGTATTACAAGGCGCTGGGCACGGTCACGGCGCTGAACACCATCAATGTGCGCAGCCGCGTCGGTGGCGAACTGGTCAAGGTCTATTTCGAAGAAGGGCAGATGGTCAAGGCGGGTGACCTGCTGGCCGAGATCGATCCACGTCCTTATCAGAATGCCTTGCTCCAGGCCGAAGGCACCTTGCTGCAGAATCAGGCGCAATTGAAAAACGCCCAGGTCGACGTCGAGCGTTATCGTGGCCTGTACCGCGAAGACAGTATCGCCAAGCAAACCCTGGACACCGCCGAAGCGCTGGTCGCCCAGTATCAGGGTACGGTCAAGACCAATCAGGCGGCGGTCAACGACGCCAAGCTCAATCTCGAATTCACCAAGATCCGCGCTCCGATCACCGGGCGTGTGGGTCTGCGGCAGCTGGACGTCGGCAACCTTGTGGCGGCCAACGACACCACGGCGCTGGTGATCATCACCCAGACCCAACCGATCAGCGTGGCCTTTACCTTGCCGGAAAACAGCCTGGACACCGTGCTGACCCGCTATCGCACCGGCGCCAAGCTGCCCGCCGAAGCCTGGGACCGCGGCGACACCCAATTGCAGGCCACCGGCGTGTTGCAGAGCCTCGATAACCAGATCGACGTCACCACCGGCACCCTGAAATTCAAGGCCCGCTACGAGAACCGCGATCAAGCGCTGTTCCCCAATCAGTTCGTCAACGTGCACCTGCTGGCCGATACCCTTAAAGATGTGGTGCTTGCACCCTCGGCGGCGATCCAGTTCGGCACCAACGGCACATTCGTCTATGCGCTGGACGGCGACAAGAAGGTCACCATCCGCCAGTTGAAAGTCGGCGCCAGTGACGGGGAAAACACCGTGATCACCGAAGGCCTGGCCATCGGTGATCGGGTGGTGCTGGAAGGCACCGACCGCCTGAAGGACGGCAGTGAAGTGGAGGTGGTCAACGACAGCAAGGATGTACCGACCACTCCGACCGAACATCTGCAAGGCAAATCGGCGGCGACCCCAGGCGAGCCGGCGGCCACCGACAAGGCGAAAAAGGGCGGCGCATGA
- a CDS encoding DUF934 domain-containing protein, translating to MNNLLRLREGGAEWVRDDPWQLIRETTGEPPAGPLILPLPQWLALNADTTTALEGVWLGPDDEVTNLIPWFPDLPLIALDFPSFRDGRAYSQAYLLRTRFGWQGELRAIGDVLRDQLSHMRQCGFDSFAVREDKSAEDALKGLAGMSVLYGRSVIEPRPLFRRR from the coding sequence ATGAACAATCTGCTGCGTTTGCGAGAGGGCGGTGCCGAGTGGGTGCGCGATGACCCGTGGCAGTTGATTCGTGAAACGACCGGTGAACCGCCGGCGGGGCCGCTGATCTTGCCGTTACCCCAGTGGCTGGCCCTTAACGCCGACACCACAACCGCGCTCGAAGGTGTCTGGCTCGGTCCTGACGACGAAGTGACAAATCTGATTCCGTGGTTCCCCGACCTGCCGCTGATTGCCCTGGACTTCCCGAGTTTTCGCGACGGACGTGCCTACAGCCAGGCCTATCTGTTGCGCACGCGATTCGGATGGCAAGGCGAATTGCGCGCGATTGGCGATGTGCTGCGCGATCAACTCAGCCACATGCGCCAATGCGGTTTCGACAGCTTTGCCGTGCGTGAAGACAAGTCTGCCGAAGATGCGCTGAAGGGACTGGCGGGGATGAGCGTGTTGTATGGGCGTTCGGTGATCGAGCCGCGGCCGTTGTTTCGGCGGCGGTAG
- the tpx gene encoding thiol peroxidase has translation MAQVTLKGNPVQVNGQLPQAGSQAPAFSLVAGNLSDVTLASFAGKRKVLNIFPSVDTPTCATSVRKFNAQANDVANTVVLCISADLPFAQARFCGAEGLENVQNLSTLRGAEFKENYGVAIADGPLKGLTARAVVVLDENDKVLHSELVKEIAEEPNYDAALAVLK, from the coding sequence ATGGCTCAAGTCACTCTTAAAGGCAACCCGGTTCAAGTCAACGGCCAACTGCCACAAGCCGGTTCCCAGGCGCCAGCCTTTTCCCTGGTTGCCGGCAATCTGTCCGACGTGACCCTGGCGAGCTTCGCCGGCAAGCGTAAAGTGTTGAACATCTTCCCAAGCGTCGACACCCCGACCTGCGCCACCTCCGTGCGCAAGTTCAATGCCCAGGCCAATGACGTGGCCAACACCGTGGTGCTGTGCATCTCGGCTGACCTGCCGTTCGCCCAAGCCCGCTTCTGCGGTGCCGAAGGCCTGGAAAACGTACAGAACCTGTCGACCCTGCGCGGTGCCGAGTTCAAGGAAAACTACGGCGTGGCCATCGCCGATGGTCCACTCAAAGGCCTGACCGCCCGTGCCGTCGTGGTTCTGGACGAAAACGACAAGGTCCTGCACAGCGAACTGGTCAAGGAAATCGCTGAAGAACCGAACTACGACGCAGCGCTCGCCGTTCTGAAGTAA
- a CDS encoding YciI family protein translates to MRFMIIVKASPDSEAGVMPSEELMTAMGNYNEELAKAGILIDCDGLQPSSKGARVRFSGDKRTVIDGPFAETKELIAGYWLWQVKSKEEAIEWVKRCPNPMPGTEAEIEIRQVFEAEDFGAEFTPELREQEERVRAQAKKH, encoded by the coding sequence ATGCGATTCATGATCATTGTAAAAGCCAGCCCCGATTCCGAGGCCGGCGTGATGCCCAGCGAAGAACTGATGACCGCAATGGGCAATTACAACGAGGAACTGGCCAAGGCCGGCATCCTCATCGACTGCGATGGCCTGCAGCCCAGCAGTAAAGGTGCCCGTGTGCGCTTCTCGGGAGATAAACGCACAGTGATCGACGGCCCGTTCGCCGAAACCAAAGAGCTGATCGCCGGTTACTGGCTGTGGCAGGTGAAGTCGAAAGAGGAAGCGATCGAGTGGGTCAAGCGCTGCCCCAACCCGATGCCGGGTACAGAGGCCGAGATCGAGATTCGCCAGGTGTTCGAGGCCGAAGATTTCGGTGCCGAGTTCACCCCGGAACTGCGTGAGCAGGAAGAGCGCGTGCGGGCACAGGCGAAGAAGCACTGA
- a CDS encoding DUF3313 domain-containing protein yields the protein MKLALMMSTLCIASLGVAGCASKVVEPDQYSGFLKDYSQLKEAKSPSGAVVMRWVDPKLNVNKYTSAYIEPTQLYPKPQPTAKIPQTTLNGITSYYDQALKRELGKSLPLASGPGPGVIVVRAAITAVSSKTESLKPYEVIPIALVAAAVTTASGARDQQTDLATEAVFLDGGTNKVIAQVVRKGTGKPLENEAQVMKADDVKNVIDGWASDMNQSFVKFKSK from the coding sequence ATGAAGCTTGCGTTAATGATGAGCACACTGTGCATCGCCTCTCTCGGGGTGGCGGGTTGCGCCAGCAAAGTCGTCGAGCCAGACCAGTACTCCGGCTTTCTCAAGGACTACAGCCAGCTCAAGGAAGCCAAGTCGCCATCGGGCGCCGTGGTGATGCGCTGGGTCGATCCCAAGCTCAACGTCAACAAATACACCAGTGCCTACATCGAGCCGACTCAGCTCTATCCCAAACCGCAGCCGACAGCGAAAATCCCTCAGACCACGTTGAACGGCATCACCAGCTACTACGATCAAGCGCTCAAGCGCGAACTGGGTAAATCCCTGCCACTGGCCAGCGGCCCCGGCCCAGGCGTGATCGTGGTACGTGCGGCGATCACCGCCGTCAGCAGCAAGACCGAAAGCCTCAAGCCATATGAAGTGATCCCGATCGCCCTGGTGGCAGCGGCCGTCACCACCGCCAGCGGTGCTCGCGATCAGCAAACCGATCTGGCCACCGAAGCGGTGTTTCTCGACGGCGGCACCAACAAAGTCATCGCCCAGGTGGTGCGCAAGGGCACCGGCAAACCGCTGGAAAACGAAGCTCAGGTGATGAAAGCCGATGACGTGAAAAACGTGATCGATGGCTGGGCTTCGGACATGAATCAGTCGTTTGTAAAATTCAAGTCCAAGTAA
- a CDS encoding nitrite/sulfite reductase: MYQYDDYDRALVFERVAQFRDQVERFMAGELSEEEFLPLRLQNGLYMQKHAYMLRVAIPYGTLSARQMRTLASIARDYDRGYGHFTTRQNMQFNWIELAQVPDILERLAQVEMHAIQTSGNCVRNITTEAFAGVAADELMDPRPLAEILRQWSTINPEFLFLPRKFKIAICSAKQDRAAIMMHDIGLYLYCDDSGQMLLRVIVGGGLGRTPILGLQIREGLPWQHLLSYVEAVLRVYNRHGRRDNKYKARIKILVKALGIEAFAKEVEEEWQHLKDGPAQLTDVEYERVASAFVPPDYRSLAGTDLDFGTRLAEHPAFARWVARNVQPHKVPGYASVVLSTKPGIAAPPGDVTAEQMEAVALWSEQFGFGEIRIAHEQNIVLPDVPKADLYALWCLACEQGLGSANIGLLTDIIACPGGDFCALANAKSIPIAQAIQARFDDLDYLHDLGDISLNISGCMNACGHHHIGNIGILGVDKNGSEWYQITLGGAQGKDSALGKVIGPSFSAAEVPDVIERIIGTFVRYRESEELFVDTLARIGLEPFKERVYPKVLEVSA; the protein is encoded by the coding sequence ATGTATCAATACGATGACTATGACCGGGCCCTGGTGTTCGAGCGTGTTGCGCAGTTTCGCGATCAGGTCGAACGTTTCATGGCCGGCGAATTGAGCGAAGAAGAGTTCCTGCCCCTGCGTTTGCAGAATGGCCTGTATATGCAAAAACACGCCTACATGCTGCGCGTGGCGATTCCTTACGGCACCCTGAGCGCCAGGCAAATGCGCACTCTGGCGAGCATTGCCCGGGACTACGATCGTGGTTACGGCCACTTCACCACCCGGCAAAACATGCAGTTCAACTGGATCGAACTGGCCCAGGTCCCGGACATCCTCGAACGCCTGGCCCAAGTGGAAATGCACGCGATCCAGACCTCCGGCAACTGCGTGCGCAACATCACCACCGAAGCCTTCGCCGGCGTTGCGGCGGACGAGCTGATGGACCCGCGTCCGCTGGCGGAGATCCTGCGGCAATGGTCGACCATCAACCCGGAATTCCTGTTCCTGCCGCGCAAGTTCAAGATCGCCATCTGTTCGGCGAAACAGGACCGCGCGGCGATCATGATGCATGACATCGGTCTTTATCTTTATTGCGACGACAGCGGGCAAATGCTCTTGCGGGTGATCGTTGGCGGCGGGTTGGGGCGTACGCCGATTCTCGGTCTGCAGATTCGCGAAGGCTTGCCGTGGCAGCATTTGCTGTCTTATGTCGAGGCGGTGCTACGAGTCTACAACCGCCACGGACGGCGCGATAACAAGTACAAGGCGCGGATCAAGATTCTGGTCAAGGCCCTGGGGATCGAAGCGTTCGCCAAGGAAGTGGAGGAGGAGTGGCAACACCTCAAGGACGGCCCGGCGCAGTTGACCGACGTCGAGTATGAGCGTGTCGCCAGCGCCTTTGTGCCACCCGATTACCGTTCACTGGCTGGCACCGACCTGGACTTCGGCACGCGCCTGGCCGAGCACCCGGCGTTCGCCCGTTGGGTGGCGCGCAACGTTCAGCCGCACAAGGTGCCGGGTTACGCCAGCGTGGTGCTGTCGACCAAGCCGGGTATCGCCGCGCCGCCGGGGGATGTCACGGCCGAACAAATGGAAGCGGTGGCGCTATGGTCCGAGCAGTTCGGTTTCGGCGAAATCCGCATCGCCCATGAACAGAACATCGTCCTGCCGGACGTGCCCAAGGCAGACCTTTACGCGCTGTGGTGCCTGGCCTGCGAGCAAGGCCTGGGGAGTGCCAACATCGGCTTGCTGACTGACATCATCGCTTGCCCCGGCGGCGACTTCTGCGCCCTGGCCAACGCCAAGTCGATCCCCATCGCGCAAGCGATTCAGGCGCGTTTCGACGATCTGGATTACCTGCATGACCTGGGCGACATCAGCCTGAACATCTCCGGCTGCATGAACGCCTGCGGCCATCACCACATCGGCAACATCGGCATTCTTGGCGTCGACAAGAACGGCAGCGAGTGGTACCAGATCACCCTCGGCGGCGCCCAGGGCAAGGACAGCGCGTTGGGCAAGGTCATCGGCCCGTCCTTCAGTGCCGCCGAAGTGCCCGATGTGATTGAACGGATCATCGGCACGTTCGTGCGCTACCGCGAGAGCGAAGAACTGTTCGTCGATACCCTGGCGCGCATCGGTCTGGAGCCATTCAAGGAACGGGTTTATCCAAAGGTGCTGGAGGTGTCGGCATGA